A DNA window from Thalassospiraceae bacterium LMO-JJ14 contains the following coding sequences:
- a CDS encoding GNAT family protein, translating to MTNMNELGQPIGFPLPDWKPCDYPPRAPMQGRTCRLEPLDAAKHASDLHSANMTDKEGRIWTYMGYGPFETEDAYRAWVEKDAMGDDPLFHAIIDLQSSKAVGVASYLRIEPKVGSIEVGHINYSPLLQRTVAATEAMYLMMARVFDELGYRRYEWKCDNANAKSRAAAARLGFTFEGVFRQCTIYKGRNRDTAWFSIIDSEWPALKEAFQAWFDPTNFDANGKQKQALSVLTAKALGR from the coding sequence ATGACCAATATGAATGAACTGGGCCAGCCGATCGGTTTTCCCCTGCCCGACTGGAAACCCTGTGATTATCCCCCCAGGGCCCCAATGCAAGGCCGCACCTGCCGTCTGGAGCCGCTGGATGCCGCGAAGCATGCCAGTGACCTTCACAGCGCCAATATGACCGATAAGGAAGGCCGCATCTGGACGTACATGGGATACGGGCCGTTCGAAACCGAGGACGCCTACCGGGCATGGGTCGAAAAGGACGCCATGGGCGACGATCCGCTGTTTCATGCCATCATAGATCTGCAAAGCAGCAAGGCCGTCGGTGTCGCCAGTTATCTCAGGATCGAGCCCAAGGTCGGTTCGATCGAGGTCGGTCACATCAATTATTCGCCGCTTTTGCAGCGTACCGTCGCCGCGACGGAAGCCATGTACCTGATGATGGCGCGGGTTTTCGACGAACTTGGATACAGGCGCTATGAGTGGAAGTGCGACAACGCCAACGCGAAGTCACGTGCAGCCGCTGCCCGCCTGGGTTTCACCTTTGAAGGTGTGTTCCGCCAATGCACAATCTACAAGGGCCGCAACCGCGACACTGCGTGGTTTTCGATCATCGATTCCGAATGGCCGGCGTTGAAGGAAGCTTTTCAGGCGTGGTTCGACCCCACGAATTTCGATGCGAACGGCAAGCAGAAGCAGGCGTTATCGGTGCTGACGGCGAAGGCGCTGGGACGCTAA
- the dnaE gene encoding DNA polymerase III subunit alpha: MSHADFVHLRAHSAYSLCEGAIPVKNLVKLAAEADMPALGLTDTDNLFGALEFSAAALDAGVQPIIGCQISIKLVEDAQPGNKPMFEDGAVVVLAQTDEGYRNLLKLLKIAYMDSEDAHRPGITPGELTANAAGLIALTGGADGALGRMIRMGKREEAAAFLDMLVDAFSGRLYMEIQRHGMPEEKLTEPQFIDWAYARNIPLVATNEPYFKDESFHRAHDALLCIKQGAVLSVDDRHKLTSDHYFKSAAEMRALFADLPEAIDNTLVIARRCAFTVEKIAPILPPYDCGEGLTEADELKRQAHEGLTERLAAHVFTDDMDEAARKKAETPYRERLDYELDVITQMGFPGYFLIVADFIKWAKDHDIPVGPGRGSGAGSVVAWSLTITDLDPLRWGLLFERFLNPERVSMPDFDIDFCQERRDEVIRYVQQKYGRDHVAQIITFGKLQARAVLRHVGRVLEMPYGFVDKICKMVPNNPANPVTLDEAINSEDGLRNLIREEPDVRELVEIARKLEGLYHHASTHAAGVVIGDRPLEELIPVYRDPRSDMPVTGFNMKFVESAGLVKFDFLGLKTLSVLTKAENFVNAKLKDGGEKLDLITIPLDDQKTYDMISRGDTTGVFQLESAGMRDVLRGLKPDTFEDIIAVVALYRPGPMDNIPSYIRRKHGKEEPDYLHPTLEPVLKETFGIPIYQEQVMQIAQVLSGYTLGSADLLRRAMGKKIQSEMDEQRQIFVEGAVAKNVPEKQADDIFNVVDKFAGYGFNKSHAAAYALVAYQTAYMKANHPVEFLAASMAFDMGNTDKLNVFRQELDRLQIPLLGPDINASESSFSVETVSTADGEKDGVRYALAAVKNVGAAAMDTLVHERMENGKFASLSDFANRIDPHQINKRQLENLVRAGAFDRLDNNRRRVHRGIETIVAIAGAATNDRNSNQMGLFGGEDAKPEEVRLPDIDDWQSMDRLREEFDAVGFYLSAHPLDAYERVLARKRVRASSEVLAAGESGAVRLAGTFVSKKEMTSKTGKRFAFISFSDASGVFEATAFSEILAQYAELLSPGNSMIVDCALSFDSDAPRMTIQRLESIDAAAAEAANAAKELHLIVDSIDPLAALRDVLGRDKDANGNGNGRKKKGKVMVTAKLRERNEEVIINLGDDYALSHELSLAVRSLPGILDVREL, from the coding sequence ATGTCGCACGCTGATTTCGTCCACCTTCGCGCCCACAGCGCCTATTCGCTCTGCGAGGGGGCGATCCCTGTCAAAAATCTGGTCAAGCTGGCCGCCGAAGCCGACATGCCGGCGCTGGGGCTGACCGATACCGACAATCTGTTCGGTGCACTGGAATTCTCGGCCGCCGCGCTGGACGCCGGGGTGCAGCCGATCATCGGCTGTCAGATATCGATCAAGCTGGTCGAAGATGCACAACCCGGCAACAAACCGATGTTCGAAGACGGCGCCGTGGTCGTTCTGGCGCAGACGGACGAAGGTTACCGAAACCTGCTGAAGCTGCTCAAGATCGCCTACATGGACAGCGAGGATGCGCACCGCCCCGGTATCACGCCGGGCGAGTTGACGGCCAACGCGGCAGGGTTGATTGCGCTCACCGGCGGCGCCGACGGGGCACTCGGGCGGATGATCCGCATGGGCAAGCGCGAAGAGGCGGCGGCATTCCTGGATATGCTGGTCGATGCCTTTTCCGGCCGGCTGTACATGGAAATCCAGCGCCACGGCATGCCCGAGGAAAAATTGACCGAGCCGCAGTTTATTGACTGGGCCTATGCCCGCAATATCCCGCTGGTCGCCACCAACGAACCGTATTTCAAGGATGAAAGCTTCCATCGTGCCCATGACGCACTGTTGTGCATCAAGCAGGGCGCCGTTCTGTCCGTCGATGACCGCCACAAGCTGACCAGCGATCATTACTTCAAATCAGCGGCCGAGATGAGGGCGCTTTTCGCCGATCTGCCGGAAGCCATCGACAACACCCTGGTGATTGCCCGGCGCTGCGCCTTCACGGTCGAGAAAATCGCGCCGATCCTGCCGCCGTATGACTGCGGCGAGGGCCTGACCGAGGCCGACGAGTTGAAACGTCAGGCGCACGAAGGTCTCACCGAGCGCTTGGCCGCACACGTTTTCACCGACGATATGGACGAGGCCGCCCGCAAGAAGGCCGAAACACCGTACCGCGAGCGTCTGGATTACGAACTCGATGTCATTACCCAAATGGGGTTTCCGGGCTACTTCCTGATCGTTGCCGACTTCATCAAATGGGCCAAGGACCATGACATTCCGGTCGGTCCGGGCCGTGGTTCGGGCGCCGGTTCCGTCGTCGCGTGGTCGCTGACCATCACCGATCTCGATCCGCTGCGATGGGGCCTGCTGTTCGAGCGGTTTTTGAACCCGGAACGCGTGTCCATGCCCGACTTCGATATCGACTTCTGCCAGGAACGCCGCGACGAAGTGATCCGCTATGTGCAGCAGAAGTACGGCCGCGATCACGTCGCGCAGATCATCACGTTCGGAAAGCTGCAGGCCCGCGCCGTACTACGTCATGTCGGTCGGGTGCTCGAGATGCCGTACGGCTTCGTCGACAAAATCTGCAAGATGGTGCCGAACAACCCGGCCAACCCGGTTACGCTGGACGAAGCGATCAACAGCGAAGACGGGCTGCGCAATCTGATCCGCGAAGAACCGGACGTCCGTGAACTGGTCGAAATCGCCCGCAAGCTGGAAGGGCTTTACCACCACGCATCGACCCACGCGGCGGGTGTCGTCATCGGTGACCGGCCGCTGGAAGAGCTGATACCGGTCTACCGCGATCCGCGCTCCGATATGCCGGTGACCGGCTTCAACATGAAATTCGTGGAATCCGCCGGGCTGGTGAAGTTCGACTTTCTTGGCCTCAAGACTCTCAGCGTACTGACCAAGGCCGAGAACTTCGTGAACGCCAAGCTGAAGGATGGCGGGGAAAAGCTCGACCTGATCACCATCCCGCTGGATGATCAGAAAACCTACGACATGATCAGCCGCGGCGACACCACTGGCGTGTTCCAGTTGGAAAGTGCCGGTATGCGCGACGTGTTGCGCGGGCTGAAGCCGGATACCTTCGAAGACATCATCGCTGTCGTCGCGCTCTATCGCCCGGGCCCGATGGACAACATCCCGAGCTATATCCGCCGTAAACACGGCAAGGAAGAACCCGATTATCTGCACCCGACACTGGAACCTGTGCTGAAGGAGACCTTCGGCATCCCGATCTATCAGGAACAGGTGATGCAGATCGCCCAGGTGCTTTCGGGCTACACGCTCGGCAGCGCCGACCTTCTGCGCCGCGCCATGGGCAAGAAGATCCAGTCGGAAATGGATGAGCAACGGCAGATCTTCGTCGAAGGCGCCGTCGCCAAAAACGTGCCTGAAAAACAGGCCGACGATATCTTCAACGTCGTCGACAAGTTCGCCGGTTACGGCTTCAACAAATCACACGCAGCCGCCTATGCGCTGGTCGCCTATCAGACGGCGTATATGAAGGCCAATCACCCGGTCGAGTTCCTCGCCGCTTCCATGGCTTTCGATATGGGTAACACGGACAAACTGAACGTGTTCCGCCAGGAACTTGACCGCTTGCAGATTCCGCTTCTGGGACCGGACATCAATGCGTCGGAATCCTCCTTCAGCGTTGAAACGGTCAGCACCGCGGATGGTGAGAAAGACGGCGTCCGTTATGCCCTTGCCGCCGTCAAGAACGTCGGCGCGGCGGCAATGGACACGCTGGTCCACGAGCGCATGGAGAACGGGAAATTCGCCTCGCTAAGCGACTTCGCCAACCGTATCGACCCGCACCAGATCAACAAACGCCAGCTTGAAAACCTTGTCCGTGCCGGTGCCTTCGACCGGCTCGACAACAATCGCCGGCGTGTGCACCGGGGGATCGAAACCATCGTCGCCATCGCCGGCGCCGCGACGAACGACCGCAACTCCAATCAGATGGGTCTTTTCGGCGGCGAAGACGCCAAACCGGAAGAAGTCCGGCTGCCGGACATCGATGACTGGCAATCCATGGACCGGCTGCGTGAAGAGTTCGATGCCGTCGGATTTTATCTGTCAGCGCACCCGCTCGATGCATACGAGCGCGTGCTGGCACGTAAACGCGTCCGTGCCTCGTCGGAAGTGCTCGCGGCGGGGGAAAGCGGTGCGGTGCGGCTTGCCGGCACGTTCGTTTCGAAAAAGGAAATGACATCCAAAACCGGCAAGCGGTTTGCCTTTATCTCGTTTTCGGATGCTTCGGGCGTATTCGAGGCGACGGCGTTTTCCGAGATCCTCGCGCAATATGCCGAACTGCTCAGCCCCGGCAATTCGATGATCGTCGATTGTGCGCTGTCGTTCGACAGCGACGCGCCGCGCATGACCATCCAGCGTCTGGAAAGCATCGATGCCGCAGCCGCCGAAGCGGCCAACGCCGCCAAGGAATTGCACCTGATCGTCGACAGCATCGATCCGCTGGCAGCACTCAGGGACGTGCTCGGCCGCGACAAGGATGCAAACGGCAACGGCAACGGCCGCAAAAAAAAGGGCAAGGTCATGGTCACCGCCAAACTGCGCGAACGCAACGAAGAGGTGATCATCAACCTCGGTGACGATTACGCGCTTTCGCACGAACTGTCGCTGGCGGTCCGTTCGCTACCCGGCATCCTCGACGTTCGGGAACTGTAA
- the tsf gene encoding translation elongation factor Ts, whose product MAEITAALVKELREKTGAGMMDCKKALAENDADLEAAVDWLRTKGLAAAAKKAGRVAAEGLVGVHIEGNKGAVCEVNAETDFVARNDAFQALVGNICKLSVDADDIEALNGMAYPGTGRTVAEEITHNVATIGENMNIRRIASLSVEKGVLASYVHNQLVPGLGKIAVLVAMESEGGTDGLAEVGKQLAMHIAAARPQSIGREDLDQNAVERERQVLIEQARESGRPENIIEKMVEGRLRKFYEEVCLLEQTFVIDGESKLSKVVEDAGKAAGGAVKVTGFKLFVLGEGIEKKEEDFAAEVAAVAGGN is encoded by the coding sequence ATGGCTGAGATCACTGCAGCATTGGTTAAGGAACTGCGCGAAAAGACCGGCGCGGGCATGATGGATTGCAAAAAAGCGCTGGCCGAGAATGATGCCGATCTGGAAGCAGCCGTCGATTGGCTGCGCACCAAGGGCCTCGCCGCCGCTGCCAAGAAAGCCGGCCGTGTTGCCGCCGAAGGCCTTGTCGGCGTTCACATCGAAGGCAACAAGGGCGCCGTATGCGAAGTCAACGCTGAAACCGACTTCGTCGCCCGCAACGACGCCTTCCAGGCACTTGTCGGCAACATCTGCAAGTTGTCCGTTGATGCCGACGACATCGAAGCCCTGAACGGCATGGCGTATCCGGGGACCGGCCGCACCGTCGCCGAGGAAATCACCCACAACGTCGCAACCATCGGCGAAAACATGAATATTCGCCGCATTGCTTCGCTCAGCGTCGAAAAAGGCGTGCTTGCAAGCTATGTTCACAACCAGCTTGTACCGGGCCTCGGCAAGATCGCGGTTCTGGTCGCGATGGAAAGCGAAGGTGGCACGGACGGCCTTGCAGAAGTCGGCAAGCAGCTTGCGATGCACATCGCAGCAGCACGTCCACAATCGATCGGCCGTGAAGATCTGGATCAGAATGCCGTCGAACGCGAGCGACAGGTACTGATCGAACAGGCCCGCGAATCGGGCCGCCCCGAAAACATCATCGAAAAGATGGTCGAAGGCCGTTTGCGCAAGTTTTATGAGGAAGTCTGCCTGCTCGAACAGACCTTCGTCATCGACGGCGAAAGCAAACTGTCCAAGGTCGTCGAAGATGCCGGCAAGGCTGCCGGCGGTGCCGTCAAAGTCACGGGCTTCAAGCTTTTCGTGCTTGGTGAAGGCATCGAAAAGAAAGAAGAGGACTTTGCCGCTGAAGTCGCTGCTGTGGCAGGTGGCAACTAA
- the rpsB gene encoding 30S ribosomal protein S2, with translation MALPDFTMRQLLEAGVHFGHNTRRWNPKMAPYIFGDRNGIHIIDLQQTVPLMHQAMVAVRDVVKRNGRVLFVGTKRAAQSRVAEAAKRCGQYYVNHRWLGGMLTNWRTISNSIKRLKDLEKMFDDQAQIEGLTKKEQLMLTREMEKLERALGGIKDMGGLPDILVIIDTTKEDIAINEANKLGIPVVGVIDSNADPEGITHPIPGNDDAIRAIGLYCDLMVGSVLDGIQAEIGVAGGDIGAAEGPAEELPVEPAPAEAVVVAEAAPAAEEAAPAPIEAAVETAADAPAEGDAAKS, from the coding sequence ATGGCGCTTCCCGATTTCACGATGCGTCAGCTCCTCGAAGCTGGCGTTCACTTTGGTCACAACACCCGCCGCTGGAACCCCAAGATGGCTCCGTACATCTTCGGCGACCGTAACGGTATCCACATCATCGATCTGCAACAGACCGTGCCGCTCATGCACCAGGCGATGGTCGCTGTCCGCGACGTCGTCAAACGCAACGGCCGCGTGCTGTTCGTCGGCACCAAGCGTGCCGCGCAGTCGCGCGTTGCCGAAGCGGCCAAGCGTTGCGGTCAGTATTACGTCAACCATCGCTGGCTCGGCGGTATGCTGACCAACTGGCGGACGATTTCGAACTCGATCAAGCGTCTGAAAGACCTTGAGAAGATGTTCGACGATCAGGCGCAAATCGAAGGTCTGACGAAAAAAGAACAGCTCATGCTGACGCGCGAGATGGAAAAGCTCGAGCGCGCACTGGGCGGCATCAAGGATATGGGCGGTCTGCCGGACATTCTGGTCATCATCGACACGACCAAGGAAGACATCGCAATCAACGAAGCCAACAAACTGGGCATTCCGGTTGTCGGCGTCATCGATTCCAATGCCGATCCGGAAGGCATCACGCACCCGATCCCGGGCAATGACGATGCAATCCGCGCCATCGGCCTGTACTGCGATCTGATGGTCGGCTCGGTACTTGATGGCATTCAGGCTGAAATCGGCGTTGCCGGTGGCGACATCGGTGCGGCTGAAGGGCCGGCCGAAGAACTTCCGGTCGAACCGGCACCTGCGGAAGCCGTTGTCGTCGCTGAAGCGGCGCCGGCAGCTGAAGAAGCTGCTCCGGCACCGATCGAGGCCGCCGTGGAAACTGCTGCCGATGCTCCGGCCGAAGGCGACGCCGCCAAAAGCTAA
- a CDS encoding ABC transporter ATP-binding protein — protein MSDHLNPGPVLELSGITRTFKQGKRVLDVLKGADLQVEAGEVVALVGPSGSGKSTLLQIAGLLEQPTAGDILIDGQSCVGLGDDDRTKIRRYNIGFVYQYHHLLPEFSAIENITIPQIIAGIDKSTARSRARELLEWMGLTDRGDHRPGQLSGGEQQRVAIARALAASPRVLLADEPTGNLDPETADDVFGVLMHLARGAGLAALVATHNPELAKRMDRIVRVENGVLVAG, from the coding sequence ATGAGTGATCACCTCAACCCCGGACCGGTGCTGGAACTCAGCGGCATCACCCGCACCTTCAAGCAGGGCAAGCGCGTGCTCGATGTCCTCAAAGGTGCCGACCTTCAGGTCGAGGCGGGCGAAGTCGTCGCTCTGGTCGGACCGTCCGGCTCGGGAAAATCGACGCTTCTGCAGATCGCCGGGCTGCTGGAGCAGCCGACGGCGGGGGATATTCTTATCGACGGTCAGTCGTGTGTCGGGCTCGGCGATGACGACCGCACCAAAATCCGCCGCTACAACATCGGCTTTGTCTATCAGTACCACCACCTGCTGCCGGAGTTCTCGGCGATAGAAAACATCACCATCCCGCAGATCATCGCCGGGATCGACAAGTCGACCGCGCGCAGCCGGGCCCGCGAACTGCTGGAATGGATGGGATTGACCGACCGTGGCGATCATCGGCCGGGGCAACTGTCGGGCGGCGAACAACAGCGTGTCGCAATTGCCCGCGCACTGGCGGCATCGCCGCGCGTTCTGCTGGCCGACGAGCCGACCGGCAACCTTGATCCGGAAACGGCGGACGACGTCTTCGGCGTTCTGATGCACCTGGCGCGGGGCGCCGGGCTGGCCGCACTCGTGGCGACCCACAACCCCGAGCTCGCCAAGCGCATGGACCGCATCGTCCGCGTCGAGAACGGGGTGCTGGTGGCGGGTTAA
- the pyrH gene encoding UMP kinase, with product MSTPTKYKRVLLKLSGEALMGSQGFGLDAETVDRIAEEIKSVHENSVQVCLVIGAGNIFRGVSLAAANIERTTGDYMGMLATVLNALAMQSMLESKGVSTRVLSAIPMASVCEPYIRRRAVRHMEKGRVVIFAAGTGNPFFTTDTAAALRAVEMNCDALLKGTQVDGVYSADPKKDSTATRYEHLSYQDVLSQDLRVMDTSAIALARENAVPILVFSIHNPGAFADVVAGLGTFTTISDNNEK from the coding sequence ATGAGTACACCAACCAAATACAAGCGTGTACTGCTTAAACTGTCAGGCGAGGCCCTGATGGGAAGCCAGGGTTTCGGACTTGATGCCGAAACCGTTGACCGAATTGCCGAAGAAATTAAATCCGTTCACGAAAACAGCGTTCAGGTCTGCCTTGTTATCGGCGCCGGCAACATCTTCAGGGGTGTTTCGCTGGCCGCTGCAAATATCGAACGTACCACAGGCGATTACATGGGCATGCTTGCCACCGTGCTGAATGCACTCGCCATGCAAAGCATGCTGGAAAGCAAGGGAGTCAGCACCCGCGTTCTTTCCGCCATTCCGATGGCTTCGGTTTGCGAACCGTATATCCGCCGCCGCGCCGTCAGGCACATGGAGAAGGGCCGCGTCGTGATCTTCGCCGCCGGCACCGGCAACCCGTTTTTCACAACGGATACGGCAGCGGCATTGCGTGCCGTCGAAATGAACTGCGATGCCCTTCTGAAGGGGACACAGGTTGACGGGGTCTATTCCGCCGACCCGAAAAAAGACTCCACCGCAACGCGTTACGAGCATTTGAGCTATCAGGACGTGCTCTCTCAGGACCTGCGGGTCATGGATACCTCGGCGATCGCCCTGGCACGCGAAAACGCGGTTCCCATTTTGGTGTTTTCCATTCACAATCCGGGCGCATTCGCCGATGTTGTCGCCGGACTGGGAACGTTTACGACAATTTCGGACAACAACGAAAAGTAA
- a CDS encoding isoprenyl transferase, with product MSIAPLTKTEDETIPVHVAIIMDGNGRWANARGKPRSMGHKAGAEAVRKTLESAADTGVKYLTLFSFSSENWKRPATEIADLMGLLRLYLKREISNLCDKGVRLKVIGDRTRLAADIIAAIEEAESRTAQNTRITLVLALSYGGRDELVMAARKLAERAAAGDLKPSQIDEHTFEQALYTYGIPDPDLLIRTSGEKRISNFLLWQLAYAEFVFIDKHWPDFNAEDLASAIKEYGRRERRFGTSHN from the coding sequence ATGAGCATTGCACCGCTCACGAAAACCGAAGATGAAACTATACCGGTCCATGTCGCAATCATCATGGACGGCAATGGTCGGTGGGCGAATGCTCGTGGAAAACCGCGTTCCATGGGTCATAAAGCAGGCGCCGAAGCCGTACGAAAAACATTAGAATCTGCTGCAGATACAGGCGTCAAGTATCTGACATTGTTCAGTTTTTCTTCTGAAAACTGGAAGCGTCCTGCAACCGAAATTGCTGATCTGATGGGGCTTCTCCGGCTTTATCTCAAAAGAGAAATCAGCAATCTTTGCGATAAGGGCGTGCGCCTCAAGGTTATCGGCGACCGCACGCGGTTGGCGGCGGATATCATTGCCGCCATTGAAGAAGCGGAAAGCCGCACAGCGCAGAATACCCGCATTACGCTGGTTCTCGCACTGAGCTACGGTGGGCGTGACGAACTGGTGATGGCGGCCAGGAAGCTTGCCGAACGTGCCGCTGCGGGCGACCTGAAGCCGTCGCAAATCGATGAACACACATTTGAACAAGCGCTTTACACGTATGGCATCCCCGATCCGGACCTGTTGATCAGGACCAGCGGAGAGAAGCGCATCAGTAATTTCCTGCTATGGCAGCTCGCATATGCAGAGTTTGTCTTCATCGACAAACACTGGCCGGACTTCAACGCCGAAGATTTGGCCTCGGCAATCAAGGAGTACGGGCGACGTGAACGCCGCTTCGGCACCAGCCACAACTGA
- the frr gene encoding ribosome recycling factor — MSDINGTRKDIDHRMTRAVEVLHEEFGGLRTGRASTSLLDPIQVNCYGANMPLNQVGSVSVPEARMLSIQVWDKGNVKAVERAIIDSGLGLNPAVDGTLVRIPIPPLSEERRQELVKVAGKYAEEAKIAVRNVRRSALDDLKKAEKDGDIPQDALHDYSEEVQELTDKHIADIDEALANKEQEIMQV, encoded by the coding sequence ATGAGTGATATCAACGGCACACGTAAAGATATCGATCACCGCATGACACGGGCTGTCGAGGTTCTGCATGAAGAATTTGGCGGTCTCCGGACCGGCCGTGCATCCACCAGCCTGCTCGATCCCATTCAGGTCAACTGCTATGGCGCGAACATGCCCCTTAATCAGGTTGGCAGCGTCTCCGTCCCGGAAGCGCGAATGCTCTCCATCCAGGTCTGGGATAAAGGCAACGTCAAGGCGGTCGAAAGGGCTATTATTGACTCCGGTCTCGGCCTCAATCCCGCGGTAGACGGGACGCTCGTGCGAATCCCGATCCCGCCGCTCAGCGAAGAACGGCGCCAGGAACTGGTCAAGGTCGCCGGCAAATATGCGGAAGAAGCCAAGATTGCTGTCCGCAATGTCCGCCGCAGCGCACTGGATGACCTTAAAAAAGCCGAAAAGGACGGGGATATTCCTCAAGATGCGCTTCATGATTATTCAGAAGAGGTGCAGGAACTCACCGACAAGCACATCGCCGATATCGACGAAGCGCTGGCCAATAAAGAGCAGGAGATCATGCAGGTCTGA
- a CDS encoding phosphatidate cytidylyltransferase: protein MNLRAVSAAVMAVPALAAVYYGPPWFTALVLAAAIAMGWEWSRMCGGNPKWLIAGILYISIPSGILIWLRGDVASGMITIFWLFAVVWTADIAAYISGRSIGGPKLAPRISPKKTWAGFIGGITIATLVAGSFAVYWDGSPLLLGIWGAVVAIASQAGDLLESAIKRHFGVKDSSTLIPGHGGVLDRVDALVAGAVAIAILKYTLGRDVMPWL from the coding sequence ATGAACTTGCGCGCCGTTTCCGCTGCCGTGATGGCGGTGCCTGCGCTTGCGGCCGTATATTATGGGCCACCCTGGTTTACCGCGCTTGTTCTGGCTGCGGCCATCGCCATGGGTTGGGAATGGTCCCGCATGTGCGGTGGTAATCCAAAATGGCTGATTGCAGGTATTTTATACATCAGCATTCCATCCGGCATCCTGATCTGGCTGCGCGGCGATGTTGCGTCGGGGATGATCACGATTTTCTGGTTATTCGCCGTTGTCTGGACGGCCGACATTGCGGCTTATATCTCCGGGCGCAGCATCGGCGGGCCGAAACTGGCACCACGTATCAGCCCCAAAAAGACCTGGGCCGGCTTTATCGGCGGCATCACGATTGCCACGCTCGTCGCAGGATCGTTCGCCGTCTATTGGGATGGATCCCCATTGTTGCTGGGCATATGGGGTGCCGTCGTCGCAATCGCCAGTCAGGCCGGTGACTTGCTGGAAAGCGCCATAAAGCGACATTTCGGCGTCAAGGACAGTTCGACACTCATCCCCGGTCATGGCGGCGTTCTGGATCGTGTGGATGCCCTTGTTGCCGGTGCCGTCGCGATTGCCATTCTTAAATACACATTGGGACGGGATGTCATGCCATGGCTGTAA
- a CDS encoding lipoprotein-releasing ABC transporter permease subunit produces the protein MFSAFEWMMAMRYLRARRQEGFISVIAWFSLVGIALGVATLIIVMSVMNGFRQELLERILGINGHLSVYGPVAGQMTDYQPLIDKIVGVDGVVSVNALIEGQVMASAKGVAKGAIVRGIRAEDLEKRKIVADNIRQGSLSNFKGDNVVMIGARLAQSMGVHVGDDITLISPKGNVTAFGTVPRMRAFKIVGTFEIGMYEYDSGFVFMPLEAAQIYFRMPEKISNLEVFLDNPQHAETIGRTIARTLGGQGSVHDWQRANASFFNAIQVERNVMFLILTLIILVAAFNIISSLIMLVKDKGRDIAILRTMGATRGMIMRIFLIAGASVGVIGTLLGFGLGLSFAANIETIRRWIEGLTGTDLFAAEIYFLSQLPAVVDPTEVTAVVLMGLGLSFLATIYPSWRAARIDPAEALRYE, from the coding sequence ATGTTTTCCGCGTTTGAATGGATGATGGCGATGCGCTATCTGCGCGCCCGCCGCCAGGAAGGGTTCATTTCCGTCATCGCCTGGTTTTCGCTGGTCGGAATCGCGCTTGGCGTGGCGACCCTGATCATCGTCATGTCAGTGATGAACGGGTTCCGCCAGGAACTGCTGGAACGCATCCTCGGCATCAACGGGCATCTCAGCGTCTACGGCCCCGTTGCCGGGCAAATGACGGACTATCAGCCGCTCATCGACAAGATCGTCGGCGTGGACGGTGTCGTTTCCGTCAATGCCCTGATCGAAGGCCAGGTCATGGCCTCGGCCAAGGGCGTCGCCAAGGGGGCAATCGTGCGCGGTATCCGCGCCGAGGACCTGGAAAAACGCAAGATCGTCGCCGACAACATACGGCAGGGATCGCTGAGCAACTTCAAGGGCGATAACGTCGTCATGATCGGGGCGCGTCTGGCGCAAAGCATGGGTGTGCATGTCGGCGACGATATCACCCTGATTTCACCGAAGGGCAACGTAACCGCGTTCGGCACCGTGCCGCGCATGCGCGCGTTCAAAATCGTCGGCACCTTTGAAATCGGTATGTACGAATACGATTCCGGTTTTGTCTTTATGCCGCTGGAAGCGGCGCAGATCTATTTCCGCATGCCCGAGAAGATCTCCAATCTGGAAGTCTTCCTGGATAATCCGCAGCATGCCGAGACGATCGGGCGCACCATCGCGCGCACGCTGGGCGGGCAGGGCAGTGTGCACGACTGGCAACGCGCCAACGCCAGTTTCTTCAATGCCATTCAGGTCGAACGCAACGTCATGTTCCTGATCCTGACACTGATCATCCTGGTCGCGGCCTTCAACATCATTTCGTCGCTGATCATGCTGGTGAAGGACAAAGGCAGGGATATCGCCATCCTGCGCACCATGGGCGCGACACGCGGCATGATCATGCGCATCTTCCTGATCGCCGGGGCCAGTGTCGGTGTTATCGGCACGTTACTGGGCTTTGGCCTGGGACTGTCGTTCGCCGCCAACATCGAAACCATCCGCCGCTGGATAGAGGGGCTGACCGGTACCGACCTGTTTGCCGCTGAAATTTATTTCCTGTCGCAACTGCCGGCTGTCGTCGATCCGACCGAGGTAACGGCCGTTGTCCTGATGGGGCTCGGCCTGTCGTTCCTGGCGACGATCTATCCGAGCTGGCGCGCGGCGCGCATCGACCCGGCGGAGGCACTCCGTTATGAGTGA